In the Streptomyces formicae genome, one interval contains:
- a CDS encoding alkaline shock response membrane anchor protein AmaP, translating into MTSGIRGGANRAALACAAAVLLGAGATLASATGPVRDRLPAGWPRLDDHRVWLDAGALERWRDHTWWPAALLAALSLAFLLLAYVAVAQVRAGRLRALPLGRGDVTLAGPALGAALAERAGAIDGVRRAQVHILGRPHRLRASITLVLDPDASPSTVLRTLSEDAITEARAAAAPRELTADVRIKVRSHRAERVH; encoded by the coding sequence GTGACTAGTGGAATCCGTGGCGGCGCGAACCGGGCGGCGCTTGCCTGCGCGGCGGCGGTCCTCCTGGGCGCGGGCGCGACCCTGGCCTCGGCGACGGGCCCCGTACGGGACCGGCTCCCCGCCGGGTGGCCGCGTCTGGACGATCACCGGGTGTGGCTCGACGCGGGCGCCCTGGAGCGCTGGCGCGACCACACGTGGTGGCCCGCGGCCCTGCTCGCGGCCCTGTCCCTCGCCTTCCTGCTGCTCGCGTACGTGGCGGTCGCGCAGGTCCGCGCGGGGCGGCTGCGCGCGCTGCCCCTCGGCCGGGGCGACGTCACCCTCGCGGGGCCCGCGCTGGGCGCCGCCCTGGCCGAGCGGGCCGGGGCGATCGACGGCGTGCGCCGGGCACAGGTCCACATCCTCGGCCGCCCACACCGGCTGCGCGCCTCCATCACCCTCGTCCTCGACCCGGACGCCTCACCGTCGACGGTGCTGCGCACGCTCTCCGAGGACGCCATCACGGAAGCGCGCGCGGCCGCGGCCCCGCGCGAGCTCACGGCGGACGTCCGCATCAAGGTGCGGTCACACCGGGCGGAACGGGTGCATTGA
- a CDS encoding RNA polymerase sigma factor, which translates to MEKTDASLRREQDLLTVRAAEGDEEAFETLVHHHAPGLLRLATRLLGSRAEAEDAVQESFVSAWRKLPEFRGDARFGTWIHRIVTNRCLNVLRSRRSDLGLDAVPEPSAPDHQVSPSRAAEAHAAVADLSRAMEGLSAEQRVCWVLRELDGVSYESIAETVGISPEAVRGRVFRARRYLTEAMAAWR; encoded by the coding sequence CTGGAGAAGACGGACGCGTCCCTGCGGCGTGAGCAGGACCTGCTGACGGTCAGGGCGGCGGAGGGCGACGAGGAGGCGTTCGAGACCCTGGTGCACCACCACGCGCCCGGCCTGCTGCGCCTCGCCACGCGGCTCCTGGGCAGCAGGGCCGAGGCCGAGGACGCCGTGCAGGAGTCGTTCGTGAGCGCCTGGCGGAAGCTGCCGGAGTTCCGGGGCGACGCCAGGTTCGGCACCTGGATCCACCGGATCGTCACCAACAGGTGCCTCAACGTGCTGCGGTCGCGCCGCTCCGACCTGGGCCTCGACGCGGTGCCCGAACCGTCGGCGCCCGACCACCAGGTGTCACCCTCGCGGGCGGCGGAGGCCCACGCCGCGGTGGCGGACCTGTCACGGGCCATGGAGGGCCTCTCCGCGGAGCAGCGCGTGTGCTGGGTGCTGCGCGAACTGGACGGCGTGTCCTACGAGTCCATTGCCGAGACGGTCGGCATCAGCCCGGAGGCGGTCCGCGGCCGTGTCTTCCGGGCGCGGCGCTATCTGACGGAGGCGATGGCCGCATGGCGATGA
- a CDS encoding ScbR family autoregulator-binding transcription factor produces the protein MAKQARAIRTRRAILEAAARVFDEHDYQAATITEILRTAGVTKGALYFHFQSKEDLAHGVLTEQTARPTVPPRTCRAQELVDVVLLHGYRLQSDPMVRAGVRLSLHEVGHRPDGRGPFDPWVDIVRDLLEAAKARGELLSHVDIAASAEVLVGGFAGVQSMSETASRYRDLDRRAAALLRHLLPSIVIPSVLASLDLAEDRGARVFAELPGPAAPGAPASDVSAPGPSAPDVTVPAPPAPCDAQVTT, from the coding sequence GTGGCGAAGCAAGCCCGGGCGATACGGACGCGTCGCGCGATCCTGGAAGCGGCGGCGAGGGTCTTCGACGAGCACGACTATCAGGCGGCCACCATCACCGAGATCCTCAGGACCGCGGGGGTGACCAAGGGGGCGCTGTACTTCCACTTCCAGTCCAAGGAGGACCTGGCCCACGGCGTCCTGACCGAGCAGACCGCGCGCCCGACGGTACCGCCGCGCACCTGCCGGGCGCAGGAACTCGTCGACGTCGTGCTGCTGCACGGCTACCGGTTACAGAGCGATCCGATGGTCCGTGCCGGAGTGCGCCTCTCCCTGCACGAGGTGGGCCACCGGCCCGACGGCCGGGGCCCGTTCGACCCGTGGGTGGACATCGTCCGCGACCTCCTCGAAGCGGCCAAGGCCCGGGGCGAGCTCCTGTCGCACGTCGACATCGCGGCGAGCGCCGAGGTCCTCGTGGGCGGCTTCGCCGGTGTGCAGTCCATGTCCGAGACGGCCAGCAGATACCGGGACCTGGACCGCAGAGCCGCCGCCCTCCTGCGGCATCTGCTGCCCAGCATCGTGATCCCCTCGGTACTCGCCTCGCTCGACCTCGCCGAGGACCGAGGGGCACGGGTGTTCGCCGAACTGCCCGGTCCGGCGGCGCCCGGTGCCCCGGCGTCCGATGTCTCGGCGCCCGGTCCCTCGGCGCCCGACGTCACCGTGCCCGCTCCCCCGGCTCCCTGTGACGCTCAGGTCACCACCTGA
- a CDS encoding DUF6286 domain-containing protein: MSAPGTPPASRTPPDERGATTVASRAVRRIAEHAATEVRAAGPVRVSGASASVRGRRARVALDVTLPYPGPLDEAGERVRSHVVDRTARLTGLTVPSARIHVRALSRQDGAEAEQAVATEAGPVPAGTARRPWSQRRLPMGLLTLVAAAACGVLLYEVVSVHVAGRPAARWRVELVDWLSQHGPGVTATDLAAAAGVFALGVWLLILAVTPGKRRRVPLAAPGPGVHATLERAAAAALLRDAVSDVPGITRVRVRMGRRGARVRARLGFGDRDAARDAVRRAALAAADGFGLARPLKLRVRVRTEPTWRAPAAHEEGGSTR; this comes from the coding sequence ATGAGTGCGCCCGGCACGCCGCCCGCGTCCCGCACCCCGCCCGACGAGCGCGGTGCGACGACCGTCGCGAGCCGGGCGGTGCGGCGGATCGCGGAGCACGCCGCGACGGAGGTACGGGCGGCGGGCCCGGTCCGGGTGTCGGGCGCGTCGGCGTCCGTCCGCGGCCGCCGGGCCAGGGTCGCCCTGGACGTCACGCTGCCCTACCCCGGCCCGCTGGACGAGGCGGGCGAGCGGGTCCGCTCCCACGTCGTGGACCGCACCGCGCGGCTCACCGGCCTCACGGTGCCGTCGGCCCGCATCCACGTACGCGCGCTGTCCCGGCAGGACGGCGCGGAAGCGGAGCAGGCGGTAGCGACGGAGGCCGGACCGGTACCGGCGGGCACCGCGCGGCGGCCGTGGTCCCAACGGCGCCTGCCCATGGGCCTGTTGACCCTCGTTGCGGCGGCCGCGTGCGGAGTACTGCTGTACGAGGTGGTCTCCGTGCACGTGGCCGGGCGGCCTGCCGCGCGATGGCGGGTGGAGCTGGTGGACTGGCTGTCGCAGCACGGCCCCGGCGTCACCGCCACCGATCTCGCGGCGGCGGCAGGCGTGTTCGCCCTCGGCGTGTGGCTGCTGATCCTGGCGGTGACACCGGGCAAGCGCCGCCGCGTCCCCCTGGCGGCGCCGGGACCCGGCGTGCACGCCACGCTCGAACGCGCCGCTGCCGCCGCCCTGTTGAGGGACGCGGTGAGCGACGTCCCTGGCATCACACGGGTGCGGGTCCGTATGGGACGACGCGGCGCCCGCGTGCGCGCGAGGCTGGGGTTCGGGGACCGGGACGCCGCCCGCGACGCGGTGCGGCGGGCCGCGCTCGCCGCGGCGGACGGCTTCGGCCTCGCCCGGCCGCTCAAGCTGCGCGTACGGGTCCGCACCGAACCGACATGGCGCGCCCCTGCGGCGCACGAGGAAGGCGGGAGCACCCGGTGA
- a CDS encoding Asp23/Gls24 family envelope stress response protein yields MATQDLTTKAATSAGDANSLSGTVQKSVPGSTTVTGATGADEPAATRGKTSIADVVVVKIAGMAAREIPGVYDMGGGLSRTLGAVRDRVPGGRPNVGRGVKVEVGERQTAIDLDIVVEYGVPITDVAHDVRENVIAAVERITGLEVVEVNVAINDVRLPDDDDADSSGETRVE; encoded by the coding sequence ATGGCGACACAGGACCTCACCACCAAGGCGGCGACGTCCGCGGGCGACGCGAACAGCCTGAGCGGCACCGTCCAGAAGAGCGTCCCGGGCTCCACCACTGTCACCGGCGCCACCGGCGCCGACGAACCCGCCGCCACGCGCGGCAAGACTTCCATCGCCGACGTCGTGGTGGTGAAGATCGCCGGTATGGCGGCGCGTGAGATCCCCGGCGTGTACGACATGGGCGGCGGTCTCTCCCGCACGCTCGGCGCCGTACGCGACCGCGTGCCCGGCGGGCGGCCCAACGTGGGGCGCGGCGTGAAGGTCGAGGTGGGCGAGCGCCAGACGGCGATCGACCTGGACATCGTGGTCGAGTACGGCGTGCCCATCACGGACGTGGCGCACGACGTGCGCGAGAACGTCATCGCGGCGGTGGAGCGCATCACCGGCCTCGAAGTCGTCGAGGTCAACGTGGCGATCAACGACGTGCGCCTGCCCGATGACGACGACGCGGACTCGTCGGGCGAGACCCGGGTGGAATAG
- a CDS encoding Asp23/Gls24 family envelope stress response protein, with translation MTERQAERDAARAMTDVVRDAVLRTPGVAFLKPGIAELLRSTPLLPTGRSAGVRVRRDRSTGDWHVEVQVVVRRDHRALDVTREIRAGVTEAVARETGRIAVTVTVSGLV, from the coding sequence GTGACGGAGAGACAAGCGGAGAGGGACGCCGCCCGTGCGATGACCGACGTGGTCAGGGACGCGGTCCTGCGTACGCCGGGCGTCGCCTTCCTCAAGCCGGGCATCGCGGAACTCCTTCGCTCCACCCCGCTGTTGCCGACAGGGCGCTCGGCGGGCGTGCGGGTCCGGCGCGACAGGAGCACGGGGGACTGGCACGTGGAGGTGCAGGTGGTGGTGCGCAGGGACCACCGGGCCCTGGACGTGACCCGGGAGATCCGCGCCGGGGTGACGGAGGCCGTGGCGCGGGAGACCGGGCGGATCGCGGTGACCGTGACGGTGAGCGGGCTCGTGTGA